A single genomic interval of Littorina saxatilis isolate snail1 linkage group LG17, US_GU_Lsax_2.0, whole genome shotgun sequence harbors:
- the LOC138952510 gene encoding adenosine receptor A3-like, which yields MNGSSLLPVVMNHRSTDASVIVVYLVFECLIGVASVCTNSMVLLAILKERKLRTITNCFVGSLAAADVLVGFSTTPIAILTTQGLPKNFTLCVLMNSIAVQVALFSVLNLLSVALDRFCAICVPFHYRNVMTVARALRLVGIMWLFATFIGLIPLFGWNKGEHTFKYCSFDDVISLEYMVYLIFFAITLPSSIVMVMCYVYIFRVVRSTKKAILQVMVQHGREKTKKTISNNSRGDKGILMVIFLFMICWMPFHVVNCVLLWDGPDSLQLGVYQASIALSHCKSVVNPFLFAFGYRRFKVTIKSMLCGTCTTIESLELEENPSAIIWQESCPVTFARHLVVLGVSVNLTSNTTDTVQAIEHTAKDIRQHPFSGPGRERQRKVTESPLASTTFTSSSLGGLPYICNVPRFQKSEGDRTPPVVDLDARDRSRKASPMKTPAATTSMSTITSIGDDSNAAEDCSEPTKNRRVDYEASTQTIDVSVFVEAEPKSPGVLLTPQSTLESLRN from the coding sequence ATGAACGGTTCCTCGTTATTACCGGTAGTGATGAACCACCGCAGCACCGACGCCTCTGTCATCGTCGTGTACTTGGTGTTCGAGTGTCTGATCGGCGTCGCGTCCGTGTGCACCAACTCCATGGTGCTGCTGGCCATACTGAAGGAGCGCAAGCTGCGCACCATCACCAACTGCTTCGTGGGCAGCCTGGCCGCCGCCGACGTGCTGGTGGGGTTCTCGACCACCCCCATAGCGATACTGACCACGCAGGGCCTGCCTAAAAACTTCACGCTGTGCGTGCTGATGAACAGCATCGCAGTGCAGGTGGCCCTCTTCTCCGTACTCAATCTGCTGAGTGTAGCCCTCGATCGCTTCTGCGCCATCTGCGTACCCTTCCACTACCGCAACGTTATGACGGTGGCCCGGGCACTCCGCCTGGTGGGCATCATGTGGCTTTTCGCCACCTTCATCGGGCTCATTCCGCTCTTCGGCTGGAACAAAGGTGAGCACACCTTCAAGTACTGCAGCTTCGACGATGTCATTTCCCTGGAGTACATGGTCTACCTGATTTTTTTCGCCATCACGCTGCCCTCCTCCATCGTGATGGTCATGTGCTACGTGTATATCTTCCGCGTGGTGCGCTCAACCAAGAAAGCCATCTTGCAAGTTATGGTGCAGCATGGCAGGGAGAAAACCAAGAAGACCATCTCGAATAACTCGCGAGGAGACAAAGGCATCTTGATGGTCATCTTCCTCTTCATGATCTGCTGGATGCCCTTCCATGTCGTCAACTGCGTGCTGCTGTGGGACGGCCCTGATAGTCTGCAGCTCGGCGTCTACCAAGCAAGCATCGCCCTCAGCCACTGCAAGTCCGTCGTGAACCCCTTCCTCTTCGCTTTCGGCTACAGACGGTTCAAAGTGACAATCAAGAGCATGCTGTGCGGCACTTGCACCACGATTGAATCGCTGGAGTTGGAGGAGAATCCGAGTGCAATTATTTGGCAGGAAAGCTGTCCGGTGACCTTTGCGCGGCACCTGGTGGTGCTGGGTGTTTCCGTCAACCTCACCTCCAACACCACGGATACTGTGCAGGCTATCGAACACACAGCGAAAGATATTCGCCAGCATCCCTTTTCAGGACCCGGCCGAGAACGCCAGCGAAAGGTGACAGAGTCGCCACTGGCGTCCACCACCTTCACCAGCAGCTCGTTAGGCGGCCTGCCTTACATCTGCAACGTGCCCCGCTTCCAAAAATCTGAAGGGGACAGAACTCCGCCCGTTGTTGACCTGGATGCTAGAGACCGGAGCCGAAAGGCCAGTCCTATGAAAACACCCGCTGCTACTACGTCCATGAGTACAATTACAAGCATTGGAGACGACTCGAATGCGGCCGAAGACTGTAGTGAACCTACCAAAAACCGCCGCGTCGACTATGAGGCTTCTACCCAAACTATTGATGTCAGCGTTTTCGTAGAGGCTGAACCAAAGAGCCCTGGCGTTTTATTGACTCCTCAGAGTACTCTGGAGAGTCTTAGAAATTAG